From one Acinonyx jubatus isolate Ajub_Pintada_27869175 chromosome B1, VMU_Ajub_asm_v1.0, whole genome shotgun sequence genomic stretch:
- the TMEM271 gene encoding transmembrane protein 271, which yields MKWSVRGACAALSSCLLLACALSAAAVGLKCFSLGSELRGEPFRLGAAAGAFYSGLLLAAGLSLLGAALLCCGPRDAPLAGSGPGPGLGVPAAAAGAPEAAPGEPGAAAGPSGPGSSQNLLLLGVLVFMLGVLSAFAGAVIDGDTVSLVERKYSHYCLPPRAPAPGPAAAAAAAAAAAPGPAPGAPRARSTLDSATSAKCRQLKDYQRGLVLSTVFNSLECLLGLLSLLLVKNYRASQARRGRRGRRRAARALARPRGGPGLRAQPPASRARRGRRGRRGRRLQPRPSDASILSPEDSDVAAPGDCAGFGAHHAVSYINVGVFHALDEAGVEVCCGGHPSVELPGYAPSDPDLNASYPYCCRQPCEAARPWEPSRAC from the coding sequence ATGAAGTGGAGCGTCCGCGGGGCCTGCGCCGCgctctcctcctgcctcctgctcGCCTGCGCGCTCAGCGCCGCCGCCGTCGGCCTCAAGTGCTTCTCGCTGGGCTCGGAGCTGCGCGGGGAGCCGTTCCGGCTGGGGGCGGCCGCCGGCGCCTTCTACTCGGGGCTGCTGCTGGCCGCCGGCCTTTCGCTGCTCGGCGCCGCCCTGCTCTGCTGCGGGCCCCGGGACGCGCCGCTCGCGGGGTCGGGCCCGGGCCCGGGGCTCGGGGTCCCCGCGGCCGCGGCGGGGGCTCCCGAGGCCGCGCCGGGAGAGCCGGGGGCCGCGGCCGGGCCCTCGGGGCCGGGGAGCAGCCAGAACCTGCTGCTGCTCGGCGTCCTCGTCTTCATGCTCGGGGTCCTCAGCGCCTTCGCGGGCGCCGTGATCGACGGCGACACCGTGTCCCTCGTGGAGCGCAAGTACTCCCACTACTGCCTGCCCCCGCGCGCgccggcccccggccccgccgccgccgccgccgccgccgccgccgccgcccccggcccggcccccggcGCGCCGCGCGCCCGCAGCACCCTGGACAGCGCCACGTCGGCCAAGTGCCGCCAGCTCAAGGACTACCAGCGCGGCCTGGTGCTCTCCACCGTCTTCAACTCGCTCGAGTGCCTGCTGGGCCTGCTCAGCCTCCTGCTCGTCAAGAACTACCGCGCGTCGCAGGCGCGGCGCGGCCGGCGCGGCCGGCGGAGGGCGGCCCGGGCCCTGGCGCGGCCCCGCGGCGGCCCCGGGCTCCGCGCGCAGCCGCCAGCCTCCCGGGCgcggcggggccggcggggccgGCGCGGTCGGCGGCTGCAGCCGCGGCCGAGCGACGCTTCCATCCTGTCCCCGGAGGACTCGGACGTGGCCGCCCCGGGGGACTGCGCTGGCTTCGGGGCGCACCACGCAGTCTCCTACATCAACGTGGGCGTCTTCCACGCGCTCGACGAGGCGGGTGTGGAGGTGTGCTGCGGAGGGCACCCGTCGGTGGAGCTGCCGGGGTACGCGCCCTCGGACCCCGACCTCAACGCCTCCTACCCCTACTGCTGCCGGCAGCCCTGCGAGGCCGCGCGCCCCTGGGAGCCGAGCCGGGCCTGCTGA